CATAAGAGATAACAGAAGGGAAGGTTGGTCAATAAATGAATAAATGATGTCAAGATTTCATATTACAGCATTCTGATTTACTTGAAAGGTTTCTGAAGAAAAGTGATGTCTTCACAGTTCCCACAGTACTGGTCCGGTCCATATGTAGTAGATCTTGTCTTAATTGAGGTAGAAAAGGAACTATGGTGCTCTGATTTACTGCAAAAAGTAATGTCAAAATCCTTTGGATTTAGGTTGAGTGCCTGATTTGCTCAAAGAGTATTCTGCCGGATGAAAGGGTGCAATGTTCAGTTAATCACTGTGATGTCACCTTGCACAAGTCTTGTTCTGAAAAAACAGACGGATGCTGCCCTCGGCATGTGAGTTATCTGAAACCAAGCTGTAGATctaacatttcatttcatgcaTAGCCTTGCAGGTTTCACTTTTTAATTTTACTGGTTGCAGTCAGGATATATAATTGAGTAGTGTCGATCTTGTGATCAAACAGCAACATCTTTTGTAGACGTTTTGCTGATTTTcaaatatgaaagttgtagtagtgtttagggtttaggggacTCTTGATTGATTCAATCTTAGTATTCTTGTCAGAAAATGATACTAGGTTGACAAAAACCATGATGTACTAGGGATGTTTATTTGCGCGTTTGATTGGTAAAGTTCTATTTACTTTTAGAAAAATTTCATATAACTGACTGTGGTGTATCTTCTTTTCTTGTTAACTGCATAGATATGTTTTTACTGTAAAACGAGAACATCAAGACACCATGTGCAACGCACAGTGCCTATGTGTACTGTATGTTTACTGAAGCCGAATAGGATGATCGATTCTGAAGATCTTTCAAGCTCAATGATTTGTTGGAGTATTTGGCCATCAACAAGTGAGGTTGATGCCATGCTTCATGCACGTTATTTTCTGCTTTGTTTTCATTTACACATATATATTGTTAGCATCTTCAATGCATGCAAAATACTATAGAAGATCACCTCTGCTTTTATTGAAATTAAAGCATATAAGAGTACTTCATTTACTCCTAGATGACAGCACATGAAAAATATACTTTAGTTATGGATAATAACAGATAAGACTTGTCAATTAGAAGCTCATTAACCTTACCTTATTGTGTTTGGCTTCAATACATATGCTCATATGACAGTTGGATATTGGCTAGATTATTTTGTGATTTTCCCACAATTTCAGACAGTCAATCCCATTAACCTTATCTGTAAATGTTTGATTTAATTCCTCAATAGTAGATACATGTTATTATGATAGTAGGATATTGGTAGATTACTTTGCACTCTGCTTAGAATTTCGTAAGTTCTAGTATTTTATGATTATATAGAAAATCACAAAATCACTTGTACTGTTAAAATGTATATGGTGAGAATTATTGGCTATTGACAAGATGTCTTCAGATCGTCCATATAGCTATATAACTTCATGTAAGTACATGTACTAGCAAAGTCAATGCTTAGGCCTTGGGAGAGATTGAAACTTCCAAACCTCAAATCACCATCCCATCTTCAAACCCATTCCTTTTTCCTTGATCAAATCTTGAGGCACTATAAAGGGCTAAGGTTTTTGCATATACCTACATGTACAAGTGTTCTGCGTTAGACTAGCATTTTCGAAAACCTGCTCTATGTTTTATCAAGATTGAATGCTTATCTGTTCTGTTATACCTTTTTACTGTGGTAAAGCTTTGACTGTTGTTTTATTGGCAATTTTGCTGAGTTCATGATATTTGTTTCTTACAGGAAGCAGGCCCTGCAAATGACATTAAGGTGATTGATATTTAGTTTTTTCGCTTGTTCGTGTTATTGAACAAAATAGAACATTTCCCTTTTTTTACTGTCACATTAACTTCTTTGTAAAGGTGGTCGCTGAGACAAGGTTGGATCAATCAGCCAATGTGTTATTAGTATTACTCTTCTATTTTTGTTTTCCTCATCGTCAATGATTATATTAGAAGcaaatttcaaatataaaattACTATGGGGATCACATTTGTGTTTTGGCTTTTTTTTGGAAGATTATTGATGGAGCAATCTggcaataaatccggagaaaaACAAGGCAACATTTGGAATCTTTTATAGTTTTGCAGGCCATGATTTGATTTCAAAATTGTTTGACATACTCTTTTGACATTTGGTCCATTTACAGGAAGCCTTCCAGCGCTTACCTCTCCCATACACCAACCAAGAGTTCAACATTAAACCTTTTAGTACACAGGATTTGGAAAATGAGAGGGAGCCACCTCCATATGTACATATAAAGCGCAGTATCCTTTGTTAGTTTAACATTAATGTTCACAATTGTATACTATGTCTCATATTTGTTAATTTGGGAGTTGTAAATTTTACTGCAGCATCTGGTTCTTCCTTAATGAACTAAGATGTTTTTATTGTCAAGAATAAATGTGACGGTGATGCAGTTGAAACTGGATGTGCCAACTGTGACCATGACTCGACCTGTGAAAGATGCCCCTGCAGGTACGAGTTGCTTGGCCCATTTCTTGTGCTGAAGCCTATCAGATATTTGCCAATTGTTTGCCTGTAGTGTCGATTTCTTACTAATTATGTTCCATTGAATACATATTATTAACACACTCCAATTGCTACACTTCTTGTGCCAGCTGGAGTATTTGTAGTTTCTATTCTACAGACTGTTGTATTATGTCTGTATGTGTTTACTGGATATATGTGAAAGTATAATTTTTACCATCACATGCTGAAAAAGTTCACAAAATTAAGACTATTATTGCAGATGTTCATTGGTTAGCTGCTCTCAGGCTTGTCATTGCTCAGTTAAATGCTCCAACAAACCATTTCGCAGAGAGAAAATGATTGAGATCGTTAAGGTAAGGCATAAATTTTCTCAGAAGGCATATAGTGCTTATTGATATTCGTTGAGTGCTTGCACGTACTCTATGTAAACGTTTAGGTGTTATATTATTTATCTACTGCTCTTGCTTAACATGACATTCAGTTCTACAACAATATAAGATCTTTTACGTTGTTGTATTTGTTTGGTGCATCTAATATTTTGGGCTAGCAAATAACTGCCTGATTGTGGTCTGATTCTGTAGACACAGCAATGCGGATGGGGCGCTATTTCTCTGGAAACCATTGAGAAAGATGATTTTGTGATAGAGTTTGTTGGAGAAGGTACCAACTCtcttatttagtttgtttaaCTATTGGATGTAATTCATTCAGTCCTCTATTAATTGGCTATTCCATATGCTCTCTTGGACTTCACTATGTACATGTGAAGTTTCTTCACACGTGGCATGTCAATATGAATTTATGGAATTTTAAATGTGATGATTATTTTGACTAACTACTGGTTTTTGTTCTCAAAATGAGCTAGCTTAATATCAAATTTACATATGGCCATATCGAAACAATTTAATATTTAACTCATATTGTAGAGTACAATACTTGAGTGTGTAAACCTGGGCGTTGTAAAGTACATCAAAATTTTGTGTCTGTTTCAGGTAATCACCTAGCATGTTGTTAAATATCACTACAGCAGTTATGTAAGTTCAGGTTTGTCTAATTGTCTTAATGAAGTATTTGTGTAAGCAAGGAGATGTATCATCCAATGAATTATGTTCTGCTGTAGTTTTTGGCATGTTGCGATTATCTTTCAAACTTTTATGAATGACATGTTTGGATATATCTTATTGGGCCCCCATTCCCTCGACTGCTGTGATTTCTGATGGTGCAATACTGATTATTGAAATATTTTCCTCAATGTTCTACAAAAGGAAATAATTTCCTCATTTCCTGAACATAATGTTGTTACCTTGAGAACTTTCCCTGACCCTGTGTGTTAGAAATGAAAGCTAATTGTTCTCTGCAAATGTATAATTGAAGCAATATGTTttatcaggtggcttatatggAACATAATGGTATTAATGACAATGCTAGAACTATGCTCAAAAGCGTACTTTCTTATTATTGACATCATTTTTCGTATTTTGCCATCTCCTTTCAGTCATAGATGATGCAACGTGTGAAGATAGGCTCCAGGACATGAGGCAGCGCAGAGATCAGAATTTCTACATGTGTAAAGTCAGCAAAGACTTTATAATTGATGCAACTTTTAGAGGAAATGCCTGTCGCTTTCTTAACCACAGCTGCCAACCTAACTGTCGGCTGGAGAAATGGTAAGAATGTTTCACCCGTCTTTTATGCTATATGCTGGCTTCTATAGTAATTCAGTAATTTGTTTAGGTTCTTTTTCGAGTTAAATTGGCAACCGCTATCAACTCTTTATATAAAATATACAGTTCGATTCAACTATTTTTTTATTGCCAGGCAAGTAAAAGGCAAGACAAGATTAGGTGTGTTTGCTTCACAGACTATTAAAGCAGGAATGCCCTTGACTTACAACTACAGGTACTTCAGACTTGCTCCCAATAATCCCCAAGGttgccaaattttttttccagaaCCAGAATTTCGGCTCTTCGAGTAATGAATAACCAGTTTTTATTTTCAAATGTGGACAGTTCAAACATTTTCACATGTGGGATTACTTGTCCCTTATATTAGTTGTCATGCTACTGTTCAAGTTCATAATTCAAAACTGAACCCGCATACATGGTTGCATTTATTCAAGTAGCACATGGTTGTGTGTTCTACTTATATGCTTTCATACTGTTGCGATGTTTCCTGAGTTGTCACTATTACCACTAATCGTTTTACTCAGTATGTTACAGGTTCATGTATTTGAGAAATATGCAATAATCAGTTAGACAACGAAATTAGATTTTAGATCTATTAATTTCAAATATGTGCAGGCAAGATATAAGGGTGAATCCACTGTCATTGGTAATTTACCTGGAATGGGTATGCCTGTGGTCATATTCCACAACAACTGCCCATCCATGACTGATGTTATAGTTATGGATCCTTAGTGCAACTTTATGGCATTTCTTTATTACTACCAATTATACAACTTTTCGAAGGCCAACTTGATTTAAGCTGCGCTTATAACTGTTCCCACTTCTCCTATATTACTTCAGTTGAAAATTTTCTGTTAGAATCCAGGATATATGATTTTTTGTTAAGAAAATAGTTCTTTGATGCATGGTCGTTCTTTTCCGTTTTTGTAGATTCTCCACTTCTTTTGGTCCCGAGAAAGAATGTTTCTGTGGGGCTCCAAACTGTCGAGGGAAATTGTGATAGGTAAATGACCAAGGAAGGTACACTGCCAGAGGTACATAATAGGAAGACCCAAAACAAGGGGAAATAACAATGGAGTATAAACTGAGGGTTGATTGAGCACAAACTCTCACTAGctagttcaaaaaaaaacagtcAAGAGTGATATCGTTTGCTCTAACATGTAACATGATGTATCGTAGACATAATATTAGTGTTGGTAGCTACCACTACCACTGTTCTGATTTTACAATTTAGTCAGTGTTATCTGCTGTTCTTTCGACTGTACAGGTTTTACTCTGTAAATACTAAATGCACAACGTATTCACGGTACTGAGGAACACGCTGACAGCTTATCTGTCCTTTTTCCTCTATAAATTCCGCATTAAAAAGTAAAATGTGTGCTCCTTCCTTCGATCTAGTCTCAGTATAGTGAGCCACATTGTGTACCATCGAGAATAACTGGCATTCACTGGGTTACTGAATTTGTCCCCTCGACGGCTGCACAATTGCTGTCCATGTTTGGAGGTTGCTTCCTGTGGGATGTTAAAATTTGCAATTGAACTGTGTGTGATGATGCTTGAAATTGCCCTGTGATTTCGCCTGAAACAGCCCAAAATTGCTTGTTTTGATCTGTACCATAGCCATATTGTTTATAAACAGGCATCCTTGTTTCAGTCTTTCATAAAGGCGCCAAAGGGAAATTGAGTAGCTAGTTACCTTTACAGGTCACAAAAGCAGTCAAAATGACTGCATGCCTCGCAACTTGCAACACATTCCCTACATACATGCTTGCACTGCAAAAGGTTGCCCTAGATCATACACCATTGCCTAGAGTAAGGAAGGATTCAAAATCAGCCTTAATCTCAGTGGTAGGCGGGCAGctgtcaaaggatcaagtaaTTGCTCAATTGCATAGGATCTTCACAGGAAATTGGAAGTGGGAGTTGACTGATCTTGAGGAAAATACTTACATCCTTCAAAGGGTGATCTACAGAGAACCATTGCCTTTGGTGGGGCAGATGTGAGGGGTGCAGATGTGCCTAAGGGCATTAGGCTAAACTTCGATCTGTGGCACGAGGAGGAAGGTTACCTGCTACCGAAGGTGTGGGTGAGAGTCTTTGGCCTAAGGAAATCTCTACGAGAATTTTCTAATTTATGGGCAATTGGTTCAATGTTGGGGTCGACACAAACAGTAGACATGGAGACCACACGACAGAACGATTTTGGAAGGGTCTTTATTGCGGTGCTTAATCCATTATTGATCCCACCTGAGCTAGATGTCGTCATCGGAGATCATTAGTTTGAACTGGAGTTTGAAGTAGAGAAAATGAGCGAAAGGCCGGGTGGCCAGTTGGCTAGCCCGGTCCGGTAGCGTCGTGCCGGTCCTGAGTTCGATTCTCATCAGAAGCGAATTTCCTGCTGTTGGGGTAAAAAAaaccctcgctgtgctcgccgcgaggcttggccct
The Panicum virgatum strain AP13 chromosome 6N, P.virgatum_v5, whole genome shotgun sequence genome window above contains:
- the LOC120678165 gene encoding histone-lysine N-methyltransferase ASHR3-like gives rise to the protein MGGPPAAAASTSSAPPGPRRRSIRPIDPPRQDDQDQPPRVLSSEHESTSSQHQRRSTRLIRLRRRDDQPPPPPSPPRDSTPPLAAEAVARPPSGAPTPRRSVRVHLRVRGLPSAASPSTPRRRRRSPTAPRPKSIEAKAEEWAKEKAASGCSQEECVLPFLRKGAPRKVECLICSKSILPDERVQCSVNHCDVTLHKSCSEKTDGCCPRHEAGPANDIKEAFQRLPLPYTNQEFNIKPFSTQDLENEREPPPYVHIKRNVFIVKNKCDGDAVETGCANCDHDSTCERCPCRCSLVSCSQACHCSVKCSNKPFRREKMIEIVKTQQCGWGAISLETIEKDDFVIEFVGEVIDDATCEDRLQDMRQRRDQNFYMCKVSKDFIIDATFRGNACRFLNHSCQPNCRLEKWQVKGKTRLGVFASQTIKAGMPLTYNYRFSTSFGPEKECFCGAPNCRGKL